One window of Streptomyces sp. NBC_00273 genomic DNA carries:
- a CDS encoding GNAT family N-acetyltransferase: MEILVRHTAELTGTELREIRALLDGAFDGDFADEDFEHALGGMHALVRDAGGDLVAHGSVVMRRVVHRGRALRTGYVEAVAVRADARRRGLGGQVMARLEQVIGRAYVLGALSASQDGAALYLGRGWQVWGGRIGALSPQGPVPLPEEEGSTYVWAPPGGVRLDPAGRLDFDWRDGDVL, translated from the coding sequence ATGGAGATCCTCGTACGACACACGGCGGAGCTGACCGGTACGGAGCTGCGCGAGATCCGGGCCCTGCTCGACGGGGCCTTCGACGGGGACTTCGCCGACGAGGACTTCGAGCACGCCCTCGGCGGGATGCACGCGCTGGTCCGGGACGCGGGTGGGGACCTCGTCGCGCACGGCAGCGTGGTGATGCGGCGGGTCGTGCACCGGGGGCGGGCCCTGCGCACCGGGTACGTCGAGGCCGTGGCCGTACGGGCCGACGCGCGGCGCCGCGGCCTCGGCGGGCAGGTCATGGCCCGGCTGGAGCAGGTGATCGGGCGGGCGTACGTGCTCGGGGCGCTCTCGGCGTCGCAGGACGGGGCGGCCCTGTACCTGGGCCGCGGCTGGCAGGTGTGGGGCGGTCGGATCGGGGCGCTCTCACCGCAGGGGCCCGTCCCGCTCCCGGAGGAAGAGGGCTCCACCTACGTGTGGGCGCCGCCCGGCGGGGTCCGGCTGGACCCCGCCGGGCGGCTCGACTTCGACTGGCGGGACGGGGACGTCCTCTAG
- a CDS encoding nitroreductase family protein has protein sequence MSPETTPETASGTAPETRQWTPTHGDPYRPVAYRPARMPQPQSLARAAELRIRMDERRTVRHFSPDPVPEQVVRDAIACAATAPSGAHQQPWTFVLVKDPAVRQQIRAAAEQEEQLSYDGRLGDEWLAALRPIGTDAVKTHLTDAPALIVVFQQRYWLGPDGTKRKHYYVDESVGIAVGMLLSALHLSGLAALIHTPSPMRFLSHVLNRPENEKAFAVIPVGYPADDCEVPDLLRKSLDQVIVEV, from the coding sequence ATGTCGCCTGAGACCACACCTGAGACCGCCTCCGGCACCGCTCCTGAGACCAGGCAGTGGACGCCCACCCACGGGGATCCGTACCGCCCGGTCGCCTACCGTCCCGCGCGGATGCCGCAGCCGCAATCCCTCGCGCGCGCCGCCGAGTTGCGGATCCGGATGGACGAGCGGCGGACCGTGCGCCACTTCTCCCCCGATCCGGTGCCCGAGCAGGTGGTCCGGGACGCCATCGCCTGCGCCGCGACCGCCCCCTCCGGGGCGCACCAACAGCCGTGGACCTTCGTCCTGGTCAAGGACCCGGCCGTGCGGCAGCAGATCCGCGCGGCCGCCGAGCAGGAGGAACAGCTGTCCTACGACGGCCGGCTGGGCGACGAATGGCTCGCCGCCCTGCGTCCCATCGGCACGGACGCCGTGAAGACCCACCTCACGGACGCCCCCGCGCTGATCGTGGTCTTCCAGCAGCGCTACTGGCTCGGCCCGGACGGCACCAAGCGCAAGCACTACTACGTGGACGAGTCGGTCGGCATCGCGGTCGGCATGCTCCTGTCCGCGCTCCACCTGTCCGGGCTGGCGGCGTTGATCCACACCCCCAGCCCCATGCGCTTCCTCAGCCACGTCCTGAACCGCCCGGAGAACGAGAAGGCCTTCGCCGTCATCCCGGTGGGCTACCCGGCGGACGACTGCGAAGTCCCGGACCTCCTGCGCAAGTCCCTGGACCAGGTCATCGTGGAGGTGTGA
- the pruA gene encoding L-glutamate gamma-semialdehyde dehydrogenase, producing MDAVTQVPAPVNEPVHSYAPGTPERARLEAQLKQLSENPIDLPMTINGVKRMGGGERFDVVQPHDHKSVLGTYANATEADAQEAIDAALAAAPAWRSMSFDDRAAIILRAAELLSGPWREKLAASTMLGQSKTAQQAEIDTPCELVDFWRFNVHFARQILAEQPVANSAGVWNRSDHRPLEGFVYAITPFNFTAIAGNLPTAPALMGNVVLWKPSPTQTHSAILLMELLEEAGLPKGVINLVTGDGIAVSEVALNHPELAGIHFTGSTKTFQYLWKTVGNNIEKYKSYPRLVGETGGKDFVVAHPSADRAVLKTALTRGSFEFQGQKCSASSRAYVPASIWNDGFKEAFAAEVDGITMGDVRDLTNFIGAVIDERSFAKNKAAIDRAIADPTCEIIAGGSYDDSEGYFVRPTVIACTDPENEVFTTEYFGPILAVHVYEDSDFDAMLAQMESVSAYALTGSIIAADRYAAADAMEKLRFAAGNFYINDKSTGAVVGQQPFGGGRASGTNDKAGAASNLQRWTSTRSIKETLVAPTDYAYPHMG from the coding sequence ATGGATGCTGTGACCCAGGTCCCCGCGCCGGTCAACGAGCCGGTCCACTCGTACGCCCCCGGCACCCCGGAGCGCGCGCGGCTCGAAGCGCAGCTCAAGCAGCTGTCCGAGAACCCGATCGACCTCCCGATGACGATCAACGGCGTCAAGCGGATGGGCGGCGGCGAGCGCTTCGACGTGGTCCAGCCGCACGACCACAAGTCGGTGCTCGGCACCTACGCCAACGCCACCGAGGCCGACGCGCAGGAGGCCATCGACGCCGCCCTCGCCGCCGCCCCGGCCTGGCGCTCGATGTCCTTCGACGACCGCGCCGCGATCATCCTGCGCGCCGCCGAGCTGCTGTCCGGTCCGTGGCGCGAGAAGCTCGCCGCCTCCACCATGCTGGGCCAGTCGAAGACCGCTCAGCAGGCCGAGATCGACACCCCGTGCGAGCTCGTCGACTTCTGGCGCTTCAACGTCCACTTCGCCCGCCAGATCCTGGCCGAGCAGCCGGTCGCGAACTCCGCCGGCGTGTGGAACCGCAGCGACCACCGCCCGCTCGAAGGCTTCGTCTACGCGATCACGCCGTTCAACTTCACGGCCATCGCGGGCAACCTGCCGACCGCCCCCGCCCTGATGGGCAACGTGGTCCTGTGGAAGCCGTCCCCCACGCAGACCCACTCCGCGATCCTCCTCATGGAGCTCCTGGAGGAGGCCGGCCTGCCCAAGGGCGTCATCAACCTGGTGACCGGCGACGGCATCGCGGTGTCGGAGGTGGCCCTGAACCACCCCGAGCTGGCCGGCATCCACTTCACCGGCTCGACCAAGACCTTCCAGTACCTGTGGAAGACGGTCGGCAACAACATCGAGAAGTACAAGTCCTACCCGCGCCTGGTCGGCGAGACCGGTGGCAAGGACTTCGTCGTCGCGCACCCGTCCGCGGACCGCGCCGTCCTGAAGACCGCCCTGACCCGCGGTTCCTTCGAGTTCCAGGGCCAGAAGTGCTCGGCGTCCTCGCGCGCCTACGTTCCGGCCTCGATCTGGAACGACGGCTTCAAGGAGGCCTTCGCGGCCGAGGTCGACGGCATCACCATGGGTGACGTCCGCGACCTGACCAACTTCATCGGCGCCGTCATCGACGAGCGTTCCTTCGCGAAGAACAAGGCCGCGATCGACCGCGCCATCGCCGACCCGACCTGCGAGATCATCGCCGGCGGCAGCTACGACGACTCGGAGGGCTACTTCGTCCGCCCGACCGTCATCGCGTGCACCGACCCGGAGAACGAGGTCTTCACGACCGAGTACTTCGGCCCGATCCTCGCCGTGCACGTCTACGAGGACTCCGACTTCGACGCGATGCTCGCCCAGATGGAGTCCGTCTCGGCGTACGCCCTCACCGGCTCGATCATCGCGGCGGACCGGTACGCGGCCGCGGACGCGATGGAGAAGCTCCGCTTCGCGGCGGGCAACTTCTACATCAACGACAAGTCCACCGGCGCCGTCGTCGGCCAGCAGCCCTTCGGCGGTGGCCGCGCCTCGGGCACCAACGACAAGGCGGGTGCCGCGAGCAACCTGCAGCGCTGGACGTCGACCCGCTCCATCAAGGAGACGCTGGTCGCGCCGACCGACTACGCGTACCCCCACATGGGCTGA
- a CDS encoding proline dehydrogenase family protein: protein MLGPVILAASRSDKMRRIVSAAPVTKPVVNRFIPGETVDQVIPIVEELTRSGLEVTLDVVGEDITEVEQSYAARDAYLLLIERLAELGLGEKAEMSVKLSMFGQALEGGHELALANVRPVVEAAAAIGTTVTLDAEDHTTLDSMFAIHEELRRDFPQTGCVIQAYLFRTEADARRLAAAGSRVRIVKGAYKEPAEVAYLDKAEIDKAYVRILKILMDGEGYPMIGSHDPRLIAIGQELARTAGRKLDEYEFQMLYGIRSEEHLRLAAEGHRMRVYTAYGTDWYGYFMRRLAEKPANLLFFLRSMITKN, encoded by the coding sequence CGACAAGATGCGTCGCATCGTCTCCGCCGCCCCGGTGACCAAGCCCGTGGTGAATCGGTTCATCCCCGGCGAGACCGTCGACCAGGTCATCCCGATCGTCGAGGAGCTCACGCGGAGCGGCCTGGAGGTCACCCTCGACGTCGTCGGCGAGGACATCACCGAGGTCGAGCAGTCCTACGCCGCCCGGGACGCCTACCTCCTGCTCATCGAGCGCCTCGCGGAGCTCGGCCTCGGCGAGAAGGCCGAGATGTCGGTCAAGCTGTCGATGTTCGGCCAGGCCCTGGAGGGCGGCCACGAGCTGGCGCTCGCCAACGTCCGCCCGGTCGTCGAGGCCGCGGCCGCCATCGGCACCACCGTCACGCTCGACGCCGAGGACCACACCACCCTCGACTCGATGTTCGCCATCCACGAGGAGCTGCGCCGGGACTTCCCGCAGACCGGCTGCGTGATCCAGGCGTACCTCTTCCGCACCGAGGCCGACGCCCGCCGCCTGGCCGCCGCCGGCAGCCGCGTCCGCATCGTGAAGGGCGCCTACAAGGAGCCCGCCGAGGTCGCCTACCTGGACAAGGCGGAGATCGACAAGGCGTACGTGCGGATCCTGAAGATCCTCATGGACGGCGAGGGCTACCCGATGATCGGGTCGCACGACCCGCGCCTGATCGCCATCGGCCAGGAGCTCGCCCGCACGGCCGGGCGCAAGCTGGACGAGTACGAGTTCCAGATGCTGTACGGCATCCGCAGCGAGGAGCACCTGCGGCTCGCCGCCGAGGGCCACCGGATGCGCGTCTACACCGCGTACGGGACGGACTGGTACGGCTACTTCATGCGCCGCCTCGCGGAGAAGCCGGCCAACCTGCTCTTCTTCCTCCGCTCGATGATCACCAAGAACTAG